In Bacteroidota bacterium, a single window of DNA contains:
- the queG gene encoding tRNA epoxyqueuosine(34) reductase QueG, which produces MQATQKVKSKALDLGFTKVGIAKAEPLDVEAARLREWLTRGYHASMDWMPRNVKKRVDPRAIVPGAKSVICVALNYYTPVRHADKPGTGKISRYAWGDDYHDILTAKLKQLWEWLQQEFPDIKGRYYVDTGPVMDKVWAQRAGIGWIAKHTNVITQEVGSWVFLGEIITTLELVEDQPATDHCGTCTLCIEACPTNAIVEEYVVDSSKCLSYLTIEHKGEIEGGIRHQFENWIYGCDICQDVCPWNHKFPTETDEGRFEPREWNVAPHLEEWVNMTQEEFSSKFKGSPVKRTKLAGLKRNVGIALEHRRDLKETT; this is translated from the coding sequence ATGCAAGCAACACAAAAGGTGAAATCCAAAGCGCTTGACCTCGGTTTCACCAAGGTTGGGATTGCAAAGGCGGAACCGCTGGACGTTGAGGCGGCACGTTTACGAGAATGGCTCACGCGCGGCTACCATGCTTCAATGGACTGGATGCCCCGCAACGTTAAGAAACGGGTCGATCCGCGGGCAATCGTGCCAGGGGCAAAGTCTGTAATTTGTGTTGCGCTGAATTACTACACGCCGGTCCGGCATGCAGACAAGCCGGGCACAGGCAAAATCTCCCGATACGCCTGGGGTGATGATTACCATGACATTCTCACAGCAAAACTCAAGCAGTTGTGGGAGTGGCTTCAGCAGGAATTTCCCGACATTAAAGGCCGCTACTATGTTGATACCGGGCCAGTAATGGACAAAGTCTGGGCGCAGCGGGCCGGCATCGGCTGGATTGCAAAGCACACCAACGTCATAACGCAGGAAGTCGGCTCGTGGGTTTTTCTTGGGGAGATAATTACAACGCTCGAACTCGTCGAAGATCAACCGGCGACCGATCATTGCGGCACCTGCACGCTCTGCATCGAGGCATGTCCAACGAATGCAATTGTTGAAGAGTACGTTGTAGATTCAAGCAAGTGTCTTTCATATCTTACCATCGAACACAAAGGAGAGATTGAGGGAGGGATACGGCATCAGTTCGAGAATTGGATTTACGGTTGCGATATTTGTCAGGATGTCTGTCCGTGGAATCACAAATTCCCGACGGAGACTGATGAAGGGAGATTTGAGCCGCGAGAATGGAATGTTGCCCCGCATCTTGAAGAGTGGGTCAATATGACGCAGGAAGAGTTCAGCAGCAAGTTCAAAGGAAGTCCGGTCAAAAGAAC